A single genomic interval of Hydractinia symbiolongicarpus strain clone_291-10 chromosome 8, HSymV2.1, whole genome shotgun sequence harbors:
- the LOC130655976 gene encoding sperm-tail PG-rich repeat-containing protein 2-like, whose amino-acid sequence MYDRAPRVLTQPTTGTSSEVGPGSYAPDCNGFNAKKKSDGYAPFLSMAMRDSFLTVKDNVALAPGPGVYDPKIYDHIKGASTLANRSHRFQEKHDETPGPGAYNLSKQSDWFKNKHHMSQFVFEPKPTYNISYQRKSAPPSIPSPGQAYGYEEEADGTLQKQAVPFQDKTLGPAYYKINDEETAAVKRYRGIHFGKMTAIRDLYVKAEDTPGPGAYNPYEAKSKATIDYIVEEQKKKSVEAKLPRYHEIVTIFENKKAVPGPGHYEIKSQFDQKSICSDATIRPSFGSQAKRFRESTEQSPAPGSYNDPRHALDKCNRISGLKKSPFGQTATRFAKDHHVTRTPGPGSYNYNDLATDLQRKALLSTTRKGGFGSTSCRAAPLSRKDEEYLPGPSHYVVKSAPTTVSRKKHAVFESTTDRLRSPTKDIAPPPGSYEVARSYDKTQGKVLFGGKASKFHGKKLNGGFLSSTKRFSQIRNIIGRDTDPDNPGPGNYNVKNPVVPGCNLVTKQQRFKDIKSDVPGPGTYQLSPLLQHSVLKSTFNTTLNNPVARALENMSEKKVTIVPFSVTA is encoded by the exons atgtATGATCGTGCACCAAGGGTTTTGACCCAACCAACAACAGGAACATCTTCTGAAGTTGGCCCTGGAAGCTATGCACCTGATTGCAATGGTTTCAATGCAAAGAAAAAGTCTG ATGGGTATGCACCATTTTTATCTATGGCAATGCGAGATTCCTTCCTTACTGTGAAAGATAATGTTGCTCTTGCACCAGGACCTGGAGTTTATGATCCAAAAATCTACGATCACATCAAGGGAGCATCAACACTTGCGAATCGATCACATAGATTTCAAGAAAAGCATGACGAGACACCTGGACCAGGGGCATACAATTTATCCAAACAATCTGACtggtttaaaaacaaacatcacATGTCACAGTTTGTGTTTGAACCT AAACCTACTTATAACATATCTTACCAACGTAAGTCTGCTCCTCCATCTATCCCATCACCAGGACAAGCTTATGGTTATGAAGAAGAAGCAGATGGTACTCTGCAAAAGCAGGCAGTTCCCTTTCAAGATAAAACTCTGGGTCCTGCGTACTACAAAATTAATGAT GAAGAAACTGCAGCTGTTAAAAGGTATCGTGGTATTCACTTTGGGAAAATGACCGCCATCAGAGATCTTTATGTAAAAG ctgAAGATACCCCTGGTCCAGGAGCATATAATCCTTATGAAGCGAAATCTAAAGCTACCATTGATTAT atagtggaagaacaaaaaaagaaaagtgtggAAGCAAAA CTTCCTAGGTACCATGAGATTGTGACTATATTTGAGAACAAAAAG GCTGTGCCTGGACCTGGTCATTACGAAATTAAAAGTCAATTTGATCAGAAATCAATTTGTAGTGACGCAACCATTAGGCCATCATTTGGTTCACAagcaaag AGGTTTCGTGAATCTACTGAGCAGTCTCCTGCACCTGGATCTTATAACGATCCTCGACACGCTCTTGACAAATGCAATCG AATATCAGGGTTAAAGAAAAGTCCATTTGGTCAAACTGCCACTCGTTTTGCTAAAGATCATCACGTAACACGAACACCTG GTCCTGGTTCATACAACTACAATGATTTAGCAACTGATTTGCAAAGAAAGGCTTT GTTGTCGACTACAAGAAAAGGTGGTTTCGGGTCAACATCTTGTCGTGCTGCACCATTAAGCAGAAAAGATGAGGAATACCTACCAG GTCCATCACATTACGTTGTCAAGTCAGCACCTACGACTGTATCGAGGAAGAAGCATGCTGTATTTGAATCAACTACTGATCGTCTAAGATCGCCTACAAAAGAT ATTGCGCCACCTCCTGGATCATACGAAGTAGCAAGATCGTACGATAAAACACAAG GCAAAGTTTTGTTTGGAGGAAAAGCATCCAAATTTCACGGAAAGAAACTAAACGGTGGATTTTTATCATCTACGAAAAGATTTTCGCAAATACGGAATATTATTGGAAGGGACACCGACCCTGACAATCCAG GTCCAGGCAATTACAATGTAAAAAACCCGGTTGTTCCGGGTTGTAATCTGGTTACAAAACAACAAAGGTTTAAAGATATCAAAAGCGATGTACCTGGGCCTGGAACTTATCAG TTGAGTCCTTTACTACAACATTCTGTATTGAAGAGCACTTTTAATACGACGTTAAACAATCCAGTCGCACGAGCTTTGGAAAATATGTCGGAGAAAAAAGTCACAATCGTTCCTTTTTCAGTAACTgcataa